The genomic stretch TGCCGTTGTCGGCGTTCGAAGCTGTTAGAGCCGAGCAGAAGAGGCTCGCAGAGGAGGTGAGTCGACTTCAGGTAGTGGTTCGGCGGATGGCCGCCGAATTGGGGATTCGGATTGATGATATCGAGGGGTTGGTGTAAATCGCTTGCGGCGGTGGGCTTTGTTTGATTTTTTTTGCCTACGCGGCGCTTATGTCTGTTTGCCCGCGGCGTTGGCCTTTCCTTGATTTGATATTGGTTTATTAGCGTCGCCCCTGTGCGGGGCAGGCACTTACTTTCTTTGCCGCCGCAAAGAAAGTAAGCAAAGAAAGCGGCTTCACACCGCTAATTCTTAAGCGGGTCCCCTGGCTTGGAGGAGATAGTGGAGCATCTGGAATCGGTGTTCTCGCACACTCCGCGCTAGTGACAAGGCAGTCATACTTCCGGCGGCGCAGCGCGCGCCGTAGCGGTACTTCTCAACACCAACTGGGGGGGAGCGCCTCTGGCATCATCCTTCCCGCCCCGCACTGCGTGTTCGCCGGGACGGTCTGCCAGGGAGACCAGGCGCTTCGTTTTCGTTTGTTGGGAGCCATCGGCTGCGCCTCGGCGAGGTGACTAAGTTTGGGTGTGCGGCCTACCATGCTGGGCGAAACGTCGGCGCTGACACTAGGGGGGCGGTGTTTCGACGTAACACCGAACACTGAAACTGGCAGGCGGTATTGTGAAGTAACGCCGAACACCGAAACTGGCGGGCGATATTGTGAAGTAACGCCGAACACCGAAACTGGTGGGCGATATTGTGAAGTAACGCCGGGTGCCGAAACCAACGGGCAGTTTGATGAAGCACCGCCACGGCGCGCGCAGCGCCGCCGGAAGTATGACTGCCTTGTCACTCACGCGGAGTGCGCGAGAACACCGATTCCAGATGCTCCACTACCTCCTCCAAGCCAGGGGACCCGCTTAAGAGTTAGCGGTGTGAAGCCGCTTTCTTTGCTTACTTTCTTTGCGGCGGCAAAGAAAGTAAGTGCCTGCCCCGCACAGGGGCGACGCTAATAGACCACTAACAAATCAAGGAAAGGCCAACGCCGTAAGCGAACAACCAAAGCGCCGAGCAGGCAAACAGCACGGGGGGAAACGCTAATAAACCAATAAGAAAAGGCCACTGCCGTAAGGCAAACAACCATAGCGCCGCGCAGGCAAAAAAATCAAATAAAAACCCAACACCGCAGGTATAAAACCGACCCCGCCGGGAGGCCTAAAACCGATAATTAACTGAAGCGAGCGTATTGAGCTCAAACTTCCGTTCAGTAATAGGACTATTAGCGGCGTTATGCTCCAAACGCCCAAACGTCGCCGACACCGACCCAACCCAATGTTTGGAAATATCGTAAGTAACGGCCGCATTCATGTGAATATCCCGCACGCCGGCACTGGTGTTATACACCGGCAGCCCCGAAGCGGCGCTTTGCTGACTCGACACGCCAAAGAACGTCCGCGTATAGGTCCCATTCGCCCACGTAAACCCAGGCCCAACCGAGAACAACCACCCACCGACCGGCGCGGAAGCGACCACATCGGTGCTCACTGTCGTGCCCTGATGATGCCCGGCAATATCCTGATACAACGCGACCGAACCAGTAAACGCCCACACGGTGTAGTCGGCGAATAGCTTGAGCTTGGGGCCGCCGTGCACATCGCCGAGACCGTGCAAACGAGGATCGTCCGATTCCTTGCGACTCTGGAAGTCGAAACTGAGCGCAGCGCCCAGGTGATAAGCCGGACCGCGCAACACGTTGACGCCAAGCACGTCAGGACCTTGCGAGAAGATCCGGTCGTCGTAGGAGATATCGAGTGCGGGGAAAGGGAACACGGTCAACTGCCGCGAGCCCGGATACTTGGGCGTCACCACCACGCCGGGTCCGAGGGCGATCTTCCATTTGCTGTCGGTGCTCGCGTTGGCGTTGGTGTTCGCGCCAGTCGTCGCATCCGCGTTCTGCTCGTCCGCATGCGCAGCGTGTGTCGCAAGGAGACCGAGAGCAGCAAGCAGCAACGACACCCGAGCCGGTTTGCCAAGCGCGCGCGTCATGCCCGCTCCTTGCCGAGCGCCGCGAGCTGCCTCAAACGCCGCGCCAATGCCTTCGACACGACCTGCGTCTTCGCGCCGTCGCTATCGCTGTGGGCCACCTCGCTTTCGCGCAAAAACAGCGCGGTTTCGCGCGCGACGATCTCTCGCTCGTTGTCCGATGTGATCATGTGATACGAGTCATCCAGCCAGATAGTGCGTAAAAAGGCGGCGCCGATATTCCCGGCGACAAAGCGGGCGTTGCGTGGGCTCGAGGTTTCATCGTCGATGGCGTGGACGATCAGGCAATCAGTCTTGATATCGCGCACCAACGTGCGCACGTTCGCGGCCAGGCGGCTCGCTTCGTGCAATGCCGGCAACGAGATCGTCGACGGCCCGACTTCGCTGAAATCGCTGCGCTGCATCGCGCGCGCGATTTTCGCCCTGAGTGCTTCGTTGCGCAAACCGAACGGCGCTTCCTCGCGATAGCGCCAGCGTTTGCGCATCGGCGTGAAGTACGCCCAGTTCAGCAGAAAGCGATACCAGGGGATCGCCCAGCCGTCGTAAGAGAGCGTCAGCGACAGCAGCACCACTGCCTGGGCTTGCGGGCGGCGGTGTGCCAGCGCGAGCGCGAGCGCCGCGCCTATCGAAAGGCCGCAGATCGAGACACGGGCAAAGCGCGCGGCCAGTGCGTCGTACTCGCGCACGGCGGCGTCGAGCCAGACTTCCATCGCCGCTTCTTCGGAACCGGCGCTGTAGCCGCTCAGGAGCGGCGCGCTGGTCGTGAAGCCTTCGGCGTTCAGATAGCGCGCAAGGAAACGCAATTCGAGCGGCGAACTGGACAGGCCGTGCAGCATCAGCACCGCATGGTCGTCGCCGGGATAAAACAGGCTGCTCGGTTGACTCACGGCTCAGGCTCCGATCCGCAACACGAGGAAGTCGCCGGCATGCGTGGTGAACCGTTCGCACACGCACTCGGTCAGTTTCGCCAGGCTGTCGCCGCTCTTCAGCCGCACACGATGGCTGCCCGGCCACAGTGCCTTGCTGAGCCGCTGGATATCTTCGGGGTGGACGTCGGCAAAGCGCGGGCCGGGCGCGATCTCGTTGGGCAGACGCGGCAGCACGCCTTGTGGTTTGACGTCGTCCGCCTGTTGCAGCGCGTTGCGCTCGAGCGCCTGGATGAGGATGAAGGTCCTGTGATGATGCGAGAGGTGCCGCAGCAGCCGGTGCGTTTCGTCGACGCCGCGGCGCGCGAGCATGCGCTCGTTGTCGTGACGCAGCAGCATTTCATAGCGCGATTGCGCGACCGATGCGATCAGCTCCGCGCGAAATTGCGCGCGCCGCAAGCGTTCGATCAGCGCGATGACTAGCAGCGTGACCAGCGGATAGGAGGCGAGCAGGATCAAGTCGGCTCGATCGAAGACGGCAATGGTGGCGTACGGCGGCACAAACAGATAGTCGGCGATACCCAGGCCGAGCAGCATGACTGTCAATGCCGGCGCGAGGCCGAAATAATATTCGACGAGTGACGCGGCGATGCAGAACGCGGTGCCCGGCATGACCGGGCCGACGAGCGGGTGAAGCAGCAGGCGCACGCCGCTGGCGATCGCCAATGCGGCGGCTGCGGCAAGCCAGGCTTGCGGTCCCCGTGGTGCCCAGCGGCGGGCGTTTTGGACTTCCATAATATTTCTTAAGGGAGCGATCGCGCTTCCCAATTAGGCGTGGCGGTGCACTTTAAAGCGTAGGGCGGACAATACCATAATCGGGCCGAGGACAATGGCTGTGAAAAATGTAAATGCCGGACGGCGAACGGTCATTTCGTGCTTGAGAATGTGGCGCGGAAAATCATGCCGATTGGGGGGCGTATCAGATGCGGGGCCGATTGTGCTGGCGCCGAGCTTAAGTGATGCTTAAGCACCGTGGCCGGAACCTCGGGCACGCGCTCGCGCCAAAGCGGGAATATTTTCAAACCCAAGCTCAAGCGCACTGCGTTGTGCGCTCAATCATCGCGGTTCTTTTCCGTGTCGCCGGACAGGGTGCGTTGCGTACGATAAAAAACCGCCGGCGGTACGTTCGGTGAATCTTCCGCCAGCCGGTCCAGTTCGTCGCGAATCGCCGTGAGGTAGTGACCGTCGCGCGCATCGGCGTCGCCGGCAAAGATCGCTTCCAGCCTACGCCGCACGGCGCCGTACCTGGCGCCGGCGGCGCGATGCTTTTCCGCGCGCTCGGCAAAGCGGAAGAAGGTTTGCAGCGCGGCAGAGACCGCGGCCGTCACGCTCACCAGACCCACGATGATCCTGAGCGCTGGTGACACGGCCGCCGCATTCAAGGACGCAAACACCGCGGTGCCGACAAAGGCCGTCAGCGCGGTCACCAGCCAGCCGACGCGGCGGTCCCGCGCGGACAACAGGTCGGCCATGTCGTAATGGCTCATCTGGGATTCACGCGCGCGCCGGATCCACTTCAGCAGAAGCGCGTCTTCGTCGACCGGGGGTTCGTACGCAGTCAGGTTCTTCATGTGGCTGTGATAGTTGTCCAGTTCCGCAAGCGTAGCGCATGCGCTTGACGATACTGTGCCACATGCCGTTGATGAGATGTACCCCGCTCCGGTGGTTGAAATCAGGCGAGCAGTCTTCGCACGCGCGGAATCACCTGTTCGGCAAAGCCGCGCATATCGGTCTCGAACGGCCGGAATTGCAGCCTGAACAACTCGATCCCCGCGCGATGAAACTCGGCGATACGCTGGGCGACGGTGTCATAGCTGCCGACCAGTCCAGCCGCGGTGCCGCTGCCACGCGTTCCAATTTCTGCCCATATCGATCGATGAAATCGGTCTTTGGCGATGCGTCGATTCTTTATATATTGAGCGATTCCGCATACCCTCATGGACCTCGATCGATGCACCTCGCTTTCTCCGGCTCCCGAAGCCGGCGGTACCTTTGCGTGTGCCTGATGTTGATTGGCGGCGTGCTTTCCGCCGGCTTTGCGCAGGCCAACGAAACGGTGTCGATCAGCTATCAGCGTTCGTCGACCCTGTTCATTCTGCTGAAACGAACCGGCGCGCTGGAGAAGAAGCTCAACGCGCTCGGCTACGACGTGAGCTGGCACGAGTTTTCGACAGGCCTGCTGCAGTCGCTGAACGCCGGCAGCGTCGATCTCCACGCGGATGTGGCCGATGCCTTCGCGCTTTTTACGCAAGCCGCCAATGCGCCGTTGACGTACTACGCCGAAGAAACATCTGCGCCTAACGCCCAGGCGATCATCGTGCCGCCGGATTCGCCGATTCATACGATGGCCGATCTGAAGGGCAAACGGGTCGCGGTTTCCAAAGGTTCGGGCTGCAATTTCCTGCTGCTGTCCGCGTTGGCCAAAGCGGGTCTGACAATCAACGACATCCAGGTGCGCTATCTGGAAGCACCTGACGCGCTTGCTGCATTCCGCGGCGGCAACGTCGATGCGTGGGCCATCTGGGATCCGTTCCTCGCAGCGCAGCAGCGCGAAGCGCATGTCCGCGTGGTCGCGGACGGCGGTGGCGGCGTCGCGCAATACAACCGTTTCTATACGGCAACGACCGCGTTCGCCGACAAACATCCGGACGTGCTGCGAGTCGTATTCGACGAACTGCAAACGACCGGCAAGTGGGTCAAGACGCATCCGCGCGACGCCGCGCAGATTCTCGGCCCGGTGTGGGGCAACATTCCCGCGCCCACCGTCGAGCTGGCCAACGGCCGCCGCAGCTACGACATCGTGCCGGTCAGGCGCGATCAGTTGGCGGAGCAGCAGCGCATCGCCGACACGTATCGCGCGGCCGGACTGATTCCCGCCGCGTTGAAAGCGGCG from Paraburkholderia sp. IMGN_8 encodes the following:
- a CDS encoding MipA/OmpV family protein, translating into MTRALGKPARVSLLLAALGLLATHAAHADEQNADATTGANTNANASTDSKWKIALGPGVVVTPKYPGSRQLTVFPFPALDISYDDRIFSQGPDVLGVNVLRGPAYHLGAALSFDFQSRKESDDPRLHGLGDVHGGPKLKLFADYTVWAFTGSVALYQDIAGHHQGTTVSTDVVASAPVGGWLFSVGPGFTWANGTYTRTFFGVSSQQSAASGLPVYNTSAGVRDIHMNAAVTYDISKHWVGSVSATFGRLEHNAANSPITERKFELNTLASVNYRF
- a CDS encoding alpha/beta fold hydrolase; the protein is MLHGLSSSPLELRFLARYLNAEGFTTSAPLLSGYSAGSEEAAMEVWLDAAVREYDALAARFARVSICGLSIGAALALALAHRRPQAQAVVLLSLTLSYDGWAIPWYRFLLNWAYFTPMRKRWRYREEAPFGLRNEALRAKIARAMQRSDFSEVGPSTISLPALHEASRLAANVRTLVRDIKTDCLIVHAIDDETSSPRNARFVAGNIGAAFLRTIWLDDSYHMITSDNEREIVARETALFLRESEVAHSDSDGAKTQVVSKALARRLRQLAALGKERA
- a CDS encoding DUF4118 domain-containing protein — its product is MEVQNARRWAPRGPQAWLAAAAALAIASGVRLLLHPLVGPVMPGTAFCIAASLVEYYFGLAPALTVMLLGLGIADYLFVPPYATIAVFDRADLILLASYPLVTLLVIALIERLRRAQFRAELIASVAQSRYEMLLRHDNERMLARRGVDETHRLLRHLSHHHRTFILIQALERNALQQADDVKPQGVLPRLPNEIAPGPRFADVHPEDIQRLSKALWPGSHRVRLKSGDSLAKLTECVCERFTTHAGDFLVLRIGA
- a CDS encoding SLATT domain-containing protein, encoding MKNLTAYEPPVDEDALLLKWIRRARESQMSHYDMADLLSARDRRVGWLVTALTAFVGTAVFASLNAAAVSPALRIIVGLVSVTAAVSAALQTFFRFAERAEKHRAAGARYGAVRRRLEAIFAGDADARDGHYLTAIRDELDRLAEDSPNVPPAVFYRTQRTLSGDTEKNRDD
- a CDS encoding aliphatic sulfonate ABC transporter substrate-binding protein: MLIGGVLSAGFAQANETVSISYQRSSTLFILLKRTGALEKKLNALGYDVSWHEFSTGLLQSLNAGSVDLHADVADAFALFTQAANAPLTYYAEETSAPNAQAIIVPPDSPIHTMADLKGKRVAVSKGSGCNFLLLSALAKAGLTINDIQVRYLEAPDALAAFRGGNVDAWAIWDPFLAAQQREAHVRVVADGGGGVAQYNRFYTATTAFADKHPDVLRVVFDELQTTGKWVKTHPRDAAQILGPVWGNIPAPTVELANGRRSYDIVPVRRDQLAEQQRIADTYRAAGLIPAALKAADIRIWTPPAK